In Ignavibacteriales bacterium, the following proteins share a genomic window:
- a CDS encoding sigma-54 dependent transcriptional regulator has translation MLLIVIATPFARDFCHLTEIMDQIRTVLLLDDDATFVGEFRSMMEGSFNILSSESEAGALDILSHKKVDVILLELALSRGESGMETLKRIKESMPDFPVIILTAHPSVESAVEAMRLGAYHYISKAPKVEELKSLVEKALAERELKRDYELLREEVERVSGRIVGQSPVIQRVFESIQRVAMTDVTVLITGESGTGKELVAREIHANSKRSQRVFVTVNCASLVKDLIESELFGHQKGSFTGAASTKLGKFELADGGTIFLDEIAELDVHLQVKLLRALQEKEIDRIGGTSPIPVDVRVLAATNRELNAMTERGDFRQDLFYRLNVYPIHLPPLRDHKDDIPLLVEHFLERFGKSLNKPSISLDPRALEYMMQYNWPGNVRELENILQRGILISSSSSIEPEHLPREMVQGGLPIVDGQSLPDIEREARDGAARSVIMRTLERTGWNIKESALLLGVPEKTLYDKCSRLSIKLRRTVSAQQED, from the coding sequence ATGCTGCTCATCGTCATTGCTACGCCCTTCGCACGGGATTTCTGCCACCTGACTGAAATCATGGACCAAATCCGCACCGTTCTCTTGCTGGATGATGATGCCACCTTCGTTGGAGAATTTCGATCAATGATGGAGGGTTCATTCAACATCCTCTCATCTGAGTCGGAAGCAGGAGCGCTTGATATCCTGAGTCACAAGAAAGTGGACGTTATCTTGCTCGAGCTGGCTCTAAGCCGCGGAGAGAGCGGAATGGAAACTCTCAAGCGGATCAAAGAGTCGATGCCGGATTTCCCGGTCATCATTCTCACTGCGCATCCGTCCGTCGAGAGTGCTGTGGAGGCGATGCGGCTCGGGGCGTACCACTACATCTCAAAAGCTCCGAAAGTCGAAGAACTGAAGTCCCTCGTGGAGAAGGCGCTCGCAGAACGGGAGTTGAAGCGGGACTACGAATTGCTGCGGGAAGAAGTTGAACGCGTGTCCGGAAGAATCGTCGGCCAGAGTCCGGTGATACAACGCGTCTTCGAGTCGATTCAACGAGTCGCGATGACGGATGTGACGGTTCTCATCACGGGCGAATCGGGCACCGGAAAGGAACTGGTTGCACGCGAGATCCACGCCAACAGCAAGCGAAGCCAGCGCGTGTTCGTCACGGTGAACTGCGCTTCACTGGTGAAGGATCTCATCGAAAGCGAACTCTTCGGGCACCAGAAGGGATCATTCACCGGCGCTGCAAGCACGAAGCTCGGGAAATTCGAGCTCGCCGACGGTGGAACGATTTTTCTTGACGAAATCGCAGAACTCGATGTTCATCTCCAGGTGAAGCTGCTGCGGGCACTCCAGGAAAAAGAGATTGACCGCATAGGTGGGACGAGCCCCATCCCGGTTGATGTCCGTGTATTGGCCGCGACGAATCGCGAACTCAACGCGATGACAGAGCGGGGAGACTTCCGCCAGGACCTTTTCTACCGTCTCAATGTGTACCCGATCCACCTCCCGCCGCTGCGAGATCACAAAGACGACATTCCCCTCCTCGTTGAACATTTTCTGGAGCGGTTTGGCAAGTCTCTCAACAAACCATCCATCAGCCTCGATCCACGCGCTCTGGAATACATGATGCAATACAATTGGCCTGGTAATGTCCGGGAACTCGAGAATATCCTTCAGCGCGGTATCCTGATCTCATCAAGCTCCTCCATCGAACCCGAACACCTGCCGCGAGAAATGGTGCAGGGGGGCCTGCCAATCGTAGATGGACAATCCCTGCCAGACATCGAGCGCGAAGCCCGGGATGGAGCCGCACGCTCAGTGATCATGCGGACTCTCGAACGGACAGGCTGGAACATCAAGGAAAGCGCACTTCTTCTGGGGGTGCCAGAGAAAACCCTGTACGACAAGTGCTCAAGGCTTAGTATCAAATTGAGACGGACGGTGTCTGCTCAGCAAGAGGATTGA
- a CDS encoding pyridoxal phosphate-dependent aminotransferase: MMFSARTNWDSVPAPLFALAQEMRAAGKEIIDLTESNPTKCGFLSDPDDLIPRSALQRSINYDPDPKGLFDARQVIARWYCRQGTIVDPSHIVLASSTSEAYSFLLGLLCNSAESIAVPKPSYPLFDYLARLNDVECRHYGLAYDGEWHVDWPSLENVLTAGTKALVLVHPNNPTGSYITTDEAERIVRVSRELGIPLIVDEVFGAYSLGESARRFGSFAGTHGTLTFTLNGISKLGGLPQLKLAWIAVSGPDHLCSEALRRLEIIADTFLSVGTPVQHSLGSLMGNGSPMTGKIKERLVSNVEELRRTFSASLPASLFACEGGWSAVLRLPAIRSDEEWALELLRSQGVLVYPGQLFEFDIPSCIVVSLLPKSQIVSEGIRRIVTAISG; encoded by the coding sequence ATGATGTTTTCCGCTCGGACAAACTGGGATTCCGTTCCTGCGCCTCTGTTTGCGCTGGCGCAGGAAATGAGGGCTGCCGGGAAGGAAATCATCGATCTCACAGAGTCCAATCCCACCAAATGCGGTTTCCTTTCTGACCCCGACGATCTGATACCCCGGTCCGCACTTCAGCGATCGATCAACTATGATCCCGACCCGAAGGGTTTGTTCGACGCGCGCCAGGTGATTGCACGGTGGTACTGCCGTCAGGGTACCATCGTCGATCCGTCTCACATCGTTCTTGCTTCCAGCACGAGCGAGGCGTATTCCTTCCTTCTGGGGCTGCTCTGCAATTCGGCGGAGAGCATTGCAGTACCCAAACCGAGCTACCCTCTCTTCGATTATCTGGCCCGCCTGAACGATGTGGAATGCCGTCACTATGGCCTGGCGTATGATGGCGAGTGGCATGTTGACTGGCCGTCGCTTGAGAATGTCCTGACGGCTGGGACAAAAGCGCTCGTTCTCGTTCATCCGAACAACCCAACAGGTTCCTACATAACAACAGACGAGGCGGAACGCATCGTCAGGGTATCAAGGGAGCTTGGCATCCCGTTGATTGTGGACGAAGTGTTCGGGGCGTATTCGTTAGGAGAGAGCGCAAGGCGGTTTGGAAGTTTTGCAGGTACGCACGGGACGCTCACGTTTACGTTGAACGGAATTTCGAAACTCGGAGGCTTGCCTCAACTGAAACTGGCCTGGATCGCCGTATCAGGGCCAGACCACCTTTGCTCTGAAGCACTGAGGAGACTCGAAATTATCGCAGATACGTTCCTTTCTGTCGGGACGCCAGTGCAGCACTCGCTGGGATCGCTCATGGGCAATGGCTCTCCAATGACCGGAAAAATCAAGGAACGACTGGTGAGCAACGTTGAGGAGTTGAGAAGAACCTTCTCGGCTTCATTGCCGGCAAGTCTCTTCGCGTGCGAGGGGGGATGGAGTGCGGTTCTTCGCCTGCCTGCAATCCGATCGGATGAAGAGTGGGCATTGGAGCTCCTGCGCTCACAAGGTGTCCTTGTGTACCCAGGGCAGCTATTCGAATTTGATATACCTTCGTGTATTGTCGTAAGCTTGTTGCCGAAGTCGCAAATCGTTTCGGAGGGGATCAGGAGAATCGTCACGGCGATCAGCGGCTGA
- the typA gene encoding translational GTPase TypA, translated as MKVRENIRNIAIIAHVDHGKTTLVDHMFRQTGTFRANQDVATRVMDSNDLERERGITILAKNTAVFYTPTEGTTYKINIVDTPGHSDFAGEVERTLKMVDGVLLLVDAAEGPLPGTKFVLKKSLELNLQPIVVINKIDRKDARAHEVLDEVFELFLSLGAHDHQLDFPIIYAIAKQGVAKRELDDPSTNLKPLFESIIEKVPPPPGDVDLPFQMLVTTIDYNDYLGRLGIGRINRGTIKLGSPMKVIHRDASVDDARVTKIYVFEGLKRIEAAEAGAGDIVALAGMEDVDIGETVADASDPSPLPFVSIEEPTLSMNFVVNNSPFAGLDGKYVTTRHLGERLAKEIRSNVSLRVELTDSPDVFKVSGRGELHLAILIETMRREGFEFQVSRPEVIYKWIDDVLCEPMEHVIIDVPDEHSGVVIENMGRRKGTMKNMIQVQGNTRLEFIVPARGLLGFRSEFMTQTRGTGILHHNFNGYEPNKGEFAHRTRGSLIALEDGTSVAYAMWKLRERSTFFMEPGVKVYRGMVVGENSREHDMVVNVCKTKHLTNMRASGSDEAIRLETPHIMTLEQAIEWIGDDEYVEVTPHSIRLRKRYLDHNERNRMSKKKVEIVED; from the coding sequence ATGAAGGTTCGAGAAAATATCAGAAATATTGCAATCATCGCCCACGTTGACCACGGGAAGACCACGCTGGTGGACCACATGTTCCGGCAGACCGGGACGTTTCGCGCCAACCAGGATGTCGCTACGCGGGTGATGGATTCAAATGACCTGGAACGGGAACGCGGCATTACGATTCTGGCCAAAAATACGGCAGTTTTTTATACGCCGACCGAAGGAACCACTTACAAAATCAACATTGTCGATACACCGGGACACTCTGATTTTGCGGGCGAGGTGGAGCGGACACTCAAAATGGTCGACGGTGTCCTCCTGCTGGTCGACGCCGCAGAAGGGCCCCTCCCAGGAACGAAATTCGTTCTGAAGAAGTCCCTGGAGCTGAACCTCCAGCCGATTGTCGTCATCAACAAGATTGACCGCAAGGACGCCCGGGCACACGAGGTGCTGGACGAGGTCTTTGAACTTTTTCTTTCTCTCGGGGCACACGATCACCAGCTCGATTTTCCGATCATCTATGCCATCGCGAAGCAGGGAGTTGCCAAACGGGAGCTCGACGATCCCAGTACCAATCTCAAACCTCTCTTTGAATCAATCATCGAAAAGGTGCCCCCTCCGCCCGGCGATGTCGATTTGCCATTTCAAATGCTCGTCACCACAATCGACTACAATGACTACCTCGGCAGGCTTGGAATCGGTCGCATCAACCGTGGAACAATCAAGCTGGGCTCCCCGATGAAAGTCATTCATCGGGATGCTTCGGTCGATGATGCCCGCGTGACGAAAATCTATGTGTTCGAAGGGCTGAAGCGCATCGAAGCTGCAGAAGCCGGCGCTGGTGACATTGTCGCGCTTGCCGGAATGGAAGATGTCGATATCGGTGAAACGGTTGCTGACGCATCCGACCCTTCGCCGTTGCCGTTCGTGTCGATCGAAGAGCCAACACTTTCAATGAACTTCGTCGTCAACAATTCACCCTTCGCAGGTCTCGACGGAAAATATGTCACGACGCGGCATCTCGGTGAACGATTGGCGAAGGAGATCCGCTCGAATGTCAGCCTGCGCGTGGAGCTCACGGATTCTCCGGACGTGTTCAAGGTCAGCGGACGCGGAGAGCTGCATCTCGCGATCCTGATCGAAACCATGCGGAGAGAGGGATTTGAGTTCCAGGTGTCCAGGCCCGAGGTGATCTACAAGTGGATCGACGATGTTCTCTGCGAGCCAATGGAGCATGTCATTATCGATGTGCCTGACGAGCATAGCGGAGTGGTGATCGAAAACATGGGCCGGCGCAAGGGAACCATGAAGAACATGATACAAGTGCAGGGGAATACGCGTCTCGAGTTCATTGTGCCTGCCCGAGGCCTGCTCGGGTTCAGGTCCGAATTCATGACACAGACCAGGGGCACGGGAATACTCCACCACAATTTCAATGGGTACGAACCGAACAAAGGGGAATTCGCCCATCGCACGCGCGGCTCTCTCATCGCGCTCGAAGATGGCACCTCCGTCGCGTACGCCATGTGGAAGCTTCGGGAACGCTCCACATTCTTCATGGAGCCGGGCGTGAAAGTGTATCGCGGTATGGTTGTCGGTGAGAACTCGCGCGAGCATGACATGGTGGTGAATGTTTGCAAGACGAAGCACCTGACGAACATGCGCGCGTCCGGTTCTGACGAAGCTATCCGCCTGGAAACTCCCCATATCATGACGCTCGAACAGGCGATCGAATGGATCGGCGATGACGAATACGTGGAAGTGACGCCTCATTCCATCCGTCTTCGGAAGCGCTATCTTGACCACAACGAGCGCAACCGGATGTCCAAGAAAAAGGTGGAAATTGTTGAGGATTGA
- a CDS encoding heavy metal-associated domain-containing protein — MRRFILVILIAIVAVGLVNAQATKPQTVKLAVAGMTCESCVTKVDKALRGVEGVKDVKVDLKKQTAVVTMASAAVKPEALFKAVKDAGFKAAIGKLPVAPSKMEENCDGCKDMDGKKEGEAKKEDCCKPETAKKKTGSNS; from the coding sequence ATGCGCAGGTTCATTCTGGTCATCTTGATCGCAATCGTCGCGGTTGGCCTCGTCAACGCTCAAGCGACAAAACCCCAAACCGTGAAGCTTGCTGTCGCAGGTATGACGTGCGAGAGCTGCGTGACAAAAGTCGACAAGGCGCTCCGTGGAGTCGAAGGCGTGAAAGATGTGAAGGTCGATCTCAAGAAGCAGACAGCAGTGGTCACAATGGCCTCAGCGGCCGTAAAACCTGAAGCTCTCTTCAAGGCAGTGAAGGACGCCGGTTTCAAAGCGGCCATTGGAAAGCTTCCTGTAGCACCTTCGAAGATGGAAGAGAATTGCGACGGGTGCAAGGATATGGACGGCAAGAAAGAAGGCGAAGCCAAGAAAGAGGATTGCTGCAAACCCGAGACAGCCAAAAAGAAGACAGGGTCGAACAGCTGA
- a CDS encoding nitroreductase family protein, with translation MPGFIPLVYTALSQQEQIQRAEKFLELCSHRRTVRKFSDKLVSKDILELILRTAGTAPSGANKQPWRFVVVTDPDLKRQIRIAAEAEEKQSYESRMPQEWLDDLSALGTDWHKEFLEVAPALIVVFAVSYTKEENRIRKNYYVKESVGIASGFLIAAIHNAGLVSLTHTPSPMDFLQRILGRPENEKPFLLLPVGYPKEGATVPDIHRKEVDEIVVWR, from the coding sequence ATGCCCGGCTTCATCCCGCTCGTCTACACAGCGTTGTCTCAGCAGGAGCAAATTCAACGCGCAGAGAAGTTTCTTGAGTTATGCAGCCACCGTCGCACCGTTCGCAAGTTTTCAGACAAGCTTGTCTCGAAGGATATCCTGGAACTCATTCTCAGGACGGCCGGGACGGCGCCGTCCGGGGCAAACAAGCAGCCATGGCGGTTTGTCGTAGTCACCGATCCTGATTTGAAGCGCCAGATACGGATCGCTGCAGAAGCGGAAGAGAAGCAAAGCTATGAAAGCAGAATGCCGCAAGAGTGGCTGGATGACCTTTCCGCACTCGGCACCGACTGGCACAAGGAATTTCTGGAAGTTGCCCCGGCTCTCATTGTTGTGTTCGCTGTCTCGTACACGAAGGAAGAAAACAGGATACGGAAGAACTACTACGTCAAAGAATCTGTCGGGATCGCGTCAGGATTTTTGATCGCGGCGATTCACAACGCCGGATTGGTGTCGTTGACGCATACGCCAAGCCCGATGGACTTTCTTCAAAGAATCCTCGGGAGGCCAGAGAACGAAAAGCCGTTTCTGTTACTACCGGTGGGATATCCCAAAGAGGGGGCAACGGTGCCTGACATACACCGAAAGGAAGTGGATGAGATTGTGGTGTGGAGGTGA